One window of Chroococcidiopsis sp. TS-821 genomic DNA carries:
- a CDS encoding TonB-dependent receptor — protein sequence MKLSCSVFWVILLNLTFTIAYSAVAEEAPPKSNATETKENLLNRLRQYRSFLPQLSEVKQPHTSAELLTQQLPTNETNPTIVNDEILIEVEGARDIFPATSTPVYEITEEEIQKQRPNSLAEVLRNLPGFAINDVGFGADIHTGTFYRGSSINQSVFLLNGRPINTNISTYHGGFDLNSIPVDAIERVELSSGTSSTLYGSEAFGGVVNIITKQGSEIPRFNGLAEFGSYDRSNYRASYGGTFGPLRLNFGYEEFSAENRYPVPEGAANRDAEGLLFNGDTAINNYYGSAIVDLDANNTLSLDAYKISSRRGLLYFGFPLQRDRLDHDVLNIGLSLRSLLGGSEDSILRTTLSYNQDYFSTYGPTQNIFYRQGILDSQSITARVEHEWQFNPTNNLRWGLDLRNRYLNGDVFSTAPNRIDLNETEYRESFEGAIFALNTWRIDDSWQTELGLRQNFTSEYGSYLNPSIGLRWAASPNVALRGSWVSVQRNPGLDQLYVYDTVHNWLPNPDLNPETGSSWTAGVDVRFAANLTGQFTYFGSRLSDRLGIQFGRWANIGLVNTNGLEAALRWQIAPEWSTFLNYTYTDAKIASGIEQGLQLGFVPYSVAQVGIGYQSEGWQVNLFASYFSGARRAFFNNPGVSNTDFSPSWLNFDLGVRVPLLSNLALTLFVENLADVAYEKSNRIYQPGRTYRIGITSNF from the coding sequence GTGAAACTATCTTGCTCGGTATTTTGGGTTATATTACTAAATTTGACTTTTACAATTGCCTATTCTGCTGTTGCTGAAGAAGCGCCGCCAAAATCCAACGCTACTGAAACTAAAGAAAATTTACTGAATCGACTTCGACAGTATCGCTCTTTTCTTCCTCAACTTAGTGAAGTTAAACAACCACATACAAGCGCAGAATTATTAACGCAGCAGTTACCAACAAACGAAACGAATCCTACTATTGTAAATGATGAAATTTTGATTGAAGTAGAAGGCGCAAGAGATATCTTTCCCGCAACTTCGACTCCTGTTTACGAAATTACCGAAGAAGAAATTCAAAAGCAAAGACCAAATAGCTTAGCCGAAGTCTTGCGCAACTTACCAGGATTTGCAATTAATGATGTTGGCTTTGGCGCAGATATCCATACGGGAACGTTCTATCGAGGAAGTTCCATTAATCAGTCTGTCTTTCTTCTTAATGGTAGACCTATTAATACTAACATCAGCACCTATCACGGTGGCTTTGACTTAAATAGTATTCCCGTTGATGCCATCGAACGAGTCGAACTATCAAGTGGTACGAGTTCAACTTTATACGGTTCAGAAGCGTTTGGCGGGGTAGTTAATATAATCACAAAACAAGGATCGGAAATTCCTCGATTTAATGGTTTAGCAGAATTTGGTTCCTACGATCGCTCAAACTATCGTGCTAGCTATGGGGGAACTTTTGGTCCATTGAGGCTCAATTTTGGTTATGAAGAATTTTCTGCCGAAAATCGTTATCCGGTTCCTGAGGGTGCAGCTAACCGCGATGCTGAAGGGTTGCTGTTCAACGGAGATACGGCGATCAATAATTATTATGGTAGTGCCATTGTAGACTTAGATGCAAACAATACACTGAGTTTGGATGCCTACAAAATAAGTAGTCGTCGGGGTTTGCTTTACTTTGGTTTTCCTTTACAACGCGATCGCTTAGACCACGATGTCTTAAATATTGGGTTGTCTTTGCGCAGCTTACTCGGTGGTAGCGAAGATTCAATTTTAAGAACCACACTTTCTTATAATCAAGACTATTTTAGTACTTACGGTCCTACGCAAAATATTTTTTATCGTCAAGGTATCTTAGATTCGCAATCAATTACTGCCAGAGTAGAACACGAATGGCAATTTAATCCAACAAATAACTTGCGTTGGGGATTAGATTTACGCAATCGATACTTGAATGGCGATGTGTTTAGTACGGCTCCTAATAGAATAGACCTCAACGAAACTGAATACCGCGAAAGCTTTGAAGGGGCGATATTTGCACTGAATACCTGGCGGATCGACGATTCTTGGCAAACTGAACTCGGACTCAGGCAAAATTTTACAAGTGAATACGGTAGTTATTTAAATCCTAGTATCGGCTTACGCTGGGCTGCAAGTCCCAATGTTGCGCTGCGCGGTAGCTGGGTTTCAGTACAGCGCAATCCTGGTCTAGACCAGCTATATGTTTACGATACCGTTCATAATTGGCTACCAAATCCCGACTTAAACCCTGAAACTGGTTCGTCATGGACAGCAGGTGTTGACGTACGCTTTGCTGCAAATTTAACAGGGCAATTTACTTATTTTGGTAGTCGTTTAAGCGATCGCCTCGGAATTCAGTTTGGACGCTGGGCAAATATCGGCTTAGTCAATACCAATGGGTTAGAAGCAGCGCTACGATGGCAAATTGCTCCTGAATGGTCAACATTCCTTAACTATACTTATACCGATGCCAAAATTGCTAGCGGTATCGAACAAGGATTACAGCTAGGTTTTGTCCCCTACTCAGTTGCGCAAGTAGGAATCGGCTATCAATCAGAGGGATGGCAAGTTAATTTATTTGCGAGTTACTTCAGTGGAGCGCGGCGGGCATTTTTCAACAATCCAGGCGTCAGCAATACCGATTTCTCTCCGTCGTGGTTAAATTTCGACTTGGGTGTACGAGTTCCTTTATTGAGTAATCTTGCGCTAACATTGTTTGTGGAAAACTTAGCAGATGTGGCTTACGAGAAATCAAACCGCATCTATCAGCCTGGGAGGACGTATCGTATAGGTATTACCTCTAATTTTTAG
- a CDS encoding tetratricopeptide repeat protein — translation MPSPAQEFFHQGIAKMVQGHSAIAVQAFTQAIERQPHFAAAYSNRCLAYIQLEQYQAAIEDCDRAIQLDPFNPNAYLHRGLAQYRLGNYPAAITSYNRLIEQKPYDFRAYYNRGIALCAIGNYSQAIANYNQALSQIPTSARVFLADIYNDRGLAYFGLHNYESAIADFSLAIRLNANDARAYYNRGCACQQHGEKHKAIDDFTQSLRLNPTNVAAYVNRGIARYQLGYQQAAIADLQKASQDYLRQGETAACQKILKLLQEIQRDTDEWQIASIGKAKAIV, via the coding sequence GTGCCTTCACCAGCACAAGAGTTTTTCCATCAAGGCATTGCCAAAATGGTGCAAGGTCACAGCGCTATAGCCGTGCAAGCTTTCACGCAGGCAATTGAACGACAACCTCATTTTGCTGCAGCATATAGTAATCGATGTTTAGCATACATTCAATTAGAACAGTATCAAGCGGCGATTGAAGACTGCGATCGCGCTATCCAACTCGATCCTTTCAATCCAAATGCTTACTTGCATCGCGGACTCGCACAGTATCGACTGGGAAATTACCCAGCAGCAATTACCAGCTACAATCGACTCATCGAGCAAAAACCATATGATTTTCGCGCTTACTACAATCGCGGAATAGCCCTTTGTGCCATTGGTAACTATTCGCAAGCGATCGCCAACTACAATCAAGCTTTGAGTCAAATTCCTACTTCAGCCCGCGTTTTCCTTGCAGATATCTACAACGATCGCGGACTTGCTTATTTCGGTTTACATAACTACGAAAGCGCGATCGCTGATTTCTCTTTAGCAATTCGTCTCAACGCCAACGACGCGCGTGCCTACTATAATCGAGGATGTGCGTGTCAACAACATGGTGAAAAACACAAAGCCATCGACGATTTTACCCAATCACTGCGCCTGAATCCGACCAACGTTGCCGCTTACGTTAACCGAGGCATTGCCCGCTACCAATTAGGTTATCAGCAAGCGGCGATCGCCGATCTCCAAAAAGCTTCCCAAGATTACCTACGTCAAGGCGAAACAGCCGCGTGTCAAAAAATCTTAAAGCTACTGCAAGAAATTCAACGCGATACCGACGAATGGCAAATTGCAAGTATCGGTAAGGCTAAAGCTATAGTATGA
- a CDS encoding BlaI/MecI/CopY family transcriptional regulator, whose protein sequence is MSPLPDYRPKQLSLGPLEAEILNIVWELGSVTVKDVHDRILSDPSRELAYTSVTTVLRRLTEKGWLACDKKAKAFYWRPLVTKQQAQVLKAHDQLRQFLAVGNPDVVAAFADSLDQTSLEKLQAIAQRIQAARQTREEK, encoded by the coding sequence ATGTCTCCATTACCTGACTATCGTCCAAAACAACTATCACTAGGTCCGTTAGAAGCAGAAATTCTCAATATTGTTTGGGAACTAGGTTCAGTCACAGTGAAAGACGTCCACGATCGCATCCTCAGCGACCCAAGTCGCGAACTAGCTTATACTTCGGTAACTACCGTACTGCGGCGTTTAACTGAAAAGGGTTGGTTGGCATGTGATAAGAAAGCAAAAGCTTTCTATTGGCGTCCTCTAGTGACAAAGCAGCAAGCACAAGTACTCAAAGCCCACGATCAGTTACGTCAGTTTCTAGCGGTGGGTAACCCAGACGTAGTCGCAGCTTTTGCTGATAGTCTCGATCAAACAAGTTTGGAAAAACTACAAGCGATCGCCCAACGCATTCAAGCTGCACGGCAAACGCGGGAGGAAAAATAA
- a CDS encoding TonB-dependent hemoglobin/transferrin/lactoferrin family receptor, protein MSVSTAVAQSMQQDLPRIDELETHETSAQGLILEELEEPECDPDADSADCPEDFATQEDAEDTADIQITVTGTRTPRAVQDSPASITVIESSDIQRNLVQDWDDLVRYEPGVSVRNNLRYGLQDFNIRGIDGNRILIQVDGIRQPGRFEFGVFELGRDYFDLSTLQTVEIIKGPASALYGSDAIGGVVSFRTVEPADLLEFDRNSFTSVASNFNGENQGWGHAITSAARFGNLETLFSFTRRDSSERLVNGNNDFVDPRYTGRNNYLGKLVYRFNDNHALNFTGEVLDETTTTTTREVNLLPGIRSFVEDVDVNRTRLSLGYEFNNLDASFLQLARLQVYYQDAQTREIGEEERFLRDGTLVFRDTRNSFVDRSYGTSLQLQSNFATGNNINHRLTYGLELSTTRNERPRDRIQTNLITGETTRVIPPDVFPTKDFPDSDTLRFGVYLQDEIEIGETISLIPGIRYDYYSLVTDPDPIFIRGGAEAADLTTSAVSPSLGIVYRVTPEIALVGRYARGFRAPLYSEINSNFSNLLNPFFRYRTLSNPNLEPETSNSFEIGVRSSFPQASLSLTGFYNTYNNFIETFAPAGVEEIPGVGLVNLFQTQNVSEARIYGAEARGEYRFNRSPDGFSVIAALTYAVGDDLTANVPLSSVDPFKAVAGLRYRGLDDRWGAQLITTFVGRPRVEREIQQIPGSPPQVPFIPGSYTVFDLIGYYNFSPNFTLNLGVFNLFNQRYFQYADVRNIFVRPDIDRFAQPGRSIGVGVSWRF, encoded by the coding sequence ATGTCAGTATCAACTGCTGTTGCACAATCGATGCAACAAGACTTACCGCGAATCGATGAGCTTGAGACGCATGAAACTTCTGCCCAAGGGTTAATACTAGAAGAACTAGAAGAACCAGAATGCGATCCAGACGCAGACAGTGCAGATTGTCCTGAAGACTTTGCGACACAAGAAGACGCTGAAGACACTGCAGATATCCAAATTACTGTTACTGGAACTCGAACGCCACGCGCTGTGCAAGATTCACCCGCGTCTATTACTGTTATTGAATCATCAGATATTCAACGAAATCTTGTTCAAGATTGGGACGATCTCGTGCGTTATGAACCAGGAGTATCGGTACGCAATAACTTACGCTATGGTTTGCAAGATTTCAATATTCGGGGAATTGACGGCAATCGAATTTTAATTCAAGTTGACGGAATTCGCCAGCCAGGAAGATTTGAGTTTGGTGTCTTTGAACTCGGAAGAGATTACTTCGATTTATCAACATTACAAACAGTAGAAATTATTAAAGGTCCTGCCTCGGCGTTGTATGGTAGTGACGCGATAGGTGGTGTTGTAAGTTTTAGGACAGTAGAACCTGCAGATTTACTCGAATTTGATAGAAATTCATTTACGAGTGTTGCCAGCAATTTTAATGGCGAAAATCAGGGTTGGGGACACGCGATTACTTCAGCAGCGAGGTTTGGTAATTTAGAGACTCTGTTCAGCTTTACTCGCCGCGACAGTAGCGAGAGGTTAGTTAATGGTAATAACGATTTTGTCGATCCTCGATATACAGGTAGAAACAATTATCTTGGTAAACTCGTTTATCGTTTTAATGACAATCACGCGTTAAATTTTACAGGTGAAGTTTTAGATGAAACGACAACGACTACCACTAGAGAAGTCAATTTGCTACCTGGTATTCGCAGCTTTGTGGAAGACGTAGATGTCAACCGAACGCGGTTAAGTCTCGGCTACGAATTTAATAATCTTGACGCTTCCTTTTTGCAATTAGCACGGTTGCAAGTTTATTATCAAGACGCACAAACACGAGAAATTGGTGAAGAAGAACGTTTCTTACGAGATGGAACTTTGGTCTTTCGCGATACGAGAAATAGTTTTGTCGATCGCAGCTATGGTACGAGTTTGCAGCTGCAAAGCAACTTTGCCACAGGTAACAACATCAATCATCGATTAACTTATGGCTTAGAATTATCGACAACGCGTAACGAAAGACCGCGCGATCGCATTCAAACGAACTTAATCACTGGCGAAACGACCCGCGTCATTCCACCTGATGTTTTTCCGACAAAAGACTTTCCCGATTCGGATACTTTGCGCTTTGGCGTTTACTTACAAGATGAAATCGAAATCGGCGAAACAATAAGTCTCATTCCAGGTATTCGCTACGATTACTACAGCTTGGTTACCGATCCCGACCCAATTTTTATTCGAGGTGGTGCGGAAGCTGCTGACTTGACGACTTCTGCTGTATCTCCTAGCTTGGGAATTGTTTATCGCGTTACTCCAGAAATTGCTCTAGTAGGACGCTATGCCCGCGGTTTTCGCGCGCCACTATATAGTGAGATTAATAGTAACTTTAGTAATTTGCTGAATCCCTTTTTCCGCTATCGCACTTTATCAAATCCCAATTTAGAACCAGAAACGAGTAACAGTTTTGAAATTGGGGTACGCAGTAGCTTTCCACAAGCTAGTTTGAGTTTGACCGGGTTTTATAATACTTACAATAATTTCATTGAAACTTTTGCCCCTGCTGGCGTAGAAGAAATTCCTGGAGTAGGTTTGGTCAATTTATTTCAAACACAAAACGTTAGTGAGGCGCGGATTTATGGTGCAGAGGCACGCGGCGAATATCGCTTTAATCGCAGTCCTGATGGTTTCAGTGTCATTGCCGCTTTAACGTATGCGGTTGGTGACGATCTGACTGCTAACGTGCCTTTAAGTTCTGTCGATCCTTTTAAGGCTGTTGCTGGTTTACGGTATCGCGGTTTAGACGATCGCTGGGGCGCACAATTAATTACCACATTTGTAGGTAGACCCCGCGTCGAACGCGAAATTCAACAAATTCCAGGAAGTCCGCCACAAGTTCCATTTATTCCTGGTAGCTATACAGTGTTTGATTTGATTGGTTATTACAATTTTTCTCCAAACTTTACGCTGAATTTAGGCGTTTTTAATTTGTTCAATCAAAGATATTTTCAGTATGCTGATGTGAGAAATATTTTTGTCAGACCAGATATTGACCGCTTTGCCCAACCAGGAAGAAGTATTGGAGTCGGCGTCTCCTGGCGGTTTTGA
- a CDS encoding inorganic phosphate transporter, with product MILQLGLTALLAFYVAWNLGANDVANAMGTSVGSKAVTLRQALIIAGVLEFTGAVLFGHEVSETLATEIVNPELFTAEPQVLLQGMFSVLLAAGLWLQIATSRGFPVSSSHAVVGAIAGFSWVAAGVQAIDWSLIGTISLAWVVTPLVSGAIAALFYRIIKYSILDRQDSIQQLNEWIPWLSVALLSVFGIIVLPKLSQPINTFFHEQLHWNIPKHDLPIGIGAIAAVSLTMVSWRQLDKNIVRQSFAPTQNTVEKQLAKFQLLSACFVAFAHGSNDVGNAIAPLAAINYINQTGTVPVNGITIPLWILVLGGAGIVTGLAIWGKKVIATIGEGIIPLQPSAGFCAELATATTILLASRVGIPVSTSHALVGGVVGIGLVQGNQSIQFKTVQGIVMAWLITVPAGALLGASVFAIARNF from the coding sequence ATGATACTACAGCTAGGATTAACCGCACTACTAGCATTTTATGTTGCTTGGAATTTGGGGGCGAACGATGTTGCTAACGCGATGGGAACATCTGTAGGCTCAAAAGCTGTCACCCTCCGCCAAGCTTTAATTATCGCTGGAGTTTTAGAATTTACTGGTGCAGTTTTGTTTGGTCATGAAGTATCAGAAACTTTAGCAACAGAAATCGTCAATCCGGAATTATTTACCGCAGAACCGCAAGTTTTGTTACAAGGAATGTTTTCTGTGCTGCTAGCGGCTGGTTTGTGGTTGCAGATTGCCACGTCGCGTGGCTTTCCTGTTTCTTCTTCGCATGCAGTTGTTGGGGCGATCGCGGGTTTTAGTTGGGTGGCTGCTGGCGTTCAAGCTATTGACTGGTCGTTAATTGGGACAATATCTTTGGCTTGGGTTGTCACTCCGCTTGTCAGTGGAGCGATCGCCGCGTTGTTTTATCGCATTATCAAATACTCGATTCTCGATCGCCAAGACTCGATACAGCAGTTAAATGAGTGGATACCTTGGCTGAGTGTCGCACTTTTGAGTGTGTTTGGCATCATTGTGCTACCTAAACTAAGTCAGCCAATCAATACATTTTTCCACGAACAACTGCATTGGAACATTCCCAAACACGATTTACCAATTGGGATTGGCGCGATCGCCGCAGTCTCGCTCACAATGGTAAGTTGGCGGCAATTGGATAAAAATATCGTGCGGCAGTCTTTTGCACCTACGCAGAATACAGTTGAAAAACAACTGGCAAAGTTTCAGTTACTGAGTGCGTGTTTTGTTGCTTTTGCCCATGGTTCTAATGATGTCGGCAATGCGATCGCGCCTTTAGCAGCAATAAACTACATCAATCAAACAGGTACTGTTCCTGTTAATGGCATAACAATTCCTTTGTGGATTTTAGTGTTAGGTGGTGCAGGAATTGTTACTGGTTTAGCAATTTGGGGTAAAAAAGTCATTGCAACCATTGGGGAAGGTATTATCCCACTGCAACCGAGTGCTGGTTTTTGTGCTGAACTGGCAACAGCAACTACGATTTTACTCGCTTCGCGTGTTGGCATTCCAGTTTCTACTTCCCATGCGCTTGTTGGCGGTGTTGTTGGCATTGGGTTAGTTCAAGGCAATCAGTCAATTCAATTTAAAACTGTGCAAGGAATTGTTATGGCGTGGTTGATTACGGTTCCTGCTGGTGCGTTGCTGGGTGCAAGTGTATTTGCGATCGCCCGTAACTTCTAA
- the petJ gene encoding cytochrome c6 PetJ: MKKVLSIILLSLILVTLAFVPPVLAADAASGAKIFSTNCAACHMGGRNVVAAQKTLKKEDLEKYNMNSLEAIIHQVQNGKNAMPAFKGRLSEQQIEDVAAYVLEQAAKGWT, encoded by the coding sequence GTGAAAAAAGTTTTATCAATAATTTTACTCAGTTTAATTCTTGTCACTTTAGCATTTGTCCCTCCAGTATTAGCAGCTGACGCTGCCAGTGGAGCAAAAATCTTTAGTACTAACTGTGCTGCTTGTCACATGGGCGGGAGAAACGTTGTCGCAGCACAAAAAACATTGAAAAAGGAAGATCTAGAAAAGTACAACATGAATTCGCTGGAGGCAATTATCCACCAGGTACAAAATGGTAAAAATGCTATGCCAGCCTTTAAAGGACGTTTAAGCGAGCAGCAAATTGAAGATGTTGCCGCGTATGTGTTAGAACAAGCAGCTAAAGGTTGGACATAA
- a CDS encoding M56 family metallopeptidase produces MHLILILVSLGVAWSLRQHFSIPVRGNWQQRFERTLILFLFPPLLLLMTAIAVMCMGAQGQMVGLKVGWFSYILTATCLGVAAVLCLKLGWQGWQAICRARNCPQINFNGKDLRVLETEALFAAQIGFWQPELVVSRGLLQISPEHLHSVLTHEQAHEYYRDTFWFFWLSWIRDCTAWLPNTDSLWQELLILRELRADWWAAQRVDSLLLAESLLMVVSDRVIASDIFCAALASQQVGDRLEQRIDALLSQQEEIVNHRQSWSWFFCACLPLLTVLLHS; encoded by the coding sequence ATGCATTTAATACTCATATTAGTATCCTTAGGAGTAGCTTGGTCGCTAAGACAGCATTTTTCGATTCCAGTTCGCGGTAATTGGCAACAACGCTTTGAACGTACCTTGATTTTATTTTTATTTCCTCCCCTACTACTCTTAATGACAGCGATCGCGGTAATGTGTATGGGCGCGCAGGGGCAAATGGTAGGATTAAAAGTAGGCTGGTTTAGCTATATCCTCACCGCCACGTGTTTGGGAGTTGCTGCGGTTTTGTGCTTGAAGCTAGGCTGGCAAGGTTGGCAAGCAATTTGCCGCGCCCGCAATTGTCCTCAAATCAACTTTAACGGCAAAGATCTGCGCGTTCTCGAAACAGAAGCTTTGTTTGCAGCACAAATTGGCTTTTGGCAACCTGAGTTAGTTGTTAGTCGAGGACTACTGCAAATTTCTCCGGAACATTTGCACTCAGTATTAACGCACGAGCAAGCCCACGAATACTACAGAGATACGTTTTGGTTTTTCTGGCTGAGTTGGATTCGCGATTGTACTGCTTGGCTACCGAATACTGATAGCTTGTGGCAAGAACTATTGATACTAAGAGAACTTCGTGCCGATTGGTGGGCAGCCCAACGAGTCGATTCGTTACTGCTTGCTGAATCTTTGCTTATGGTTGTGAGCGATCGCGTCATCGCATCGGATATTTTTTGTGCTGCCTTAGCTTCGCAACAAGTTGGCGATCGCTTGGAACAAAGAATTGATGCTCTTTTATCACAACAAGAGGAAATTGTCAATCATCGTCAGTCTTGGAGTTGGTTTTTCTGCGCTTGTTTACCTTTACTAACTGTCCTTTTGCACTCTTAG
- a CDS encoding ABC transporter substrate-binding protein, translating into MHNRVLSILLGLVLILMAACNSTPTTSNQTTASFETINQQSASATRVVALSSLSADIIAQLDATKLVGIPGSRLLQNDERFKNMTRVSEGRVPPNLEKIVALKPDLVVGAAGFAEQTTQKLKDLGIPVFLTKVDSWKSLNETTKTLAQLINADPQPLLNRYQTFLADKPNQNLSALVLVSRQPILTPNQSSWAGDLLNQFQVKNIAAQLQGKSPFGGYITLSPEKILQTDPDVLLVVDTEPGVVDFFKSQSFWKKLKATQNNRVYTFDYYGLVNPGSVEAIEKTCNQLRQVLSGTV; encoded by the coding sequence ATGCACAACCGCGTACTATCAATTCTCTTAGGATTAGTTTTAATCTTGATGGCAGCTTGCAACTCTACGCCAACTACATCAAATCAAACTACTGCTTCTTTTGAGACAATAAATCAACAATCAGCATCGGCGACAAGAGTTGTAGCGCTTTCTTCGCTTAGCGCAGATATTATTGCTCAGCTTGATGCAACGAAGCTTGTTGGGATTCCAGGAAGTCGGTTACTGCAAAATGACGAGCGGTTCAAAAATATGACTCGTGTCAGTGAAGGGCGCGTTCCTCCTAATTTAGAAAAAATCGTTGCTTTAAAACCCGACTTAGTTGTGGGTGCTGCTGGTTTTGCCGAACAAACGACTCAAAAGTTAAAAGACTTGGGTATTCCTGTTTTTCTAACAAAGGTTGATAGCTGGAAAAGTTTAAATGAAACAACTAAAACGCTAGCACAGCTCATTAATGCCGATCCCCAACCGTTGTTAAACCGCTATCAAACCTTTTTAGCAGATAAACCAAATCAAAACTTATCTGCATTAGTGCTAGTAAGCAGACAGCCCATATTAACGCCTAACCAATCGAGTTGGGCGGGCGATTTGTTGAATCAGTTTCAAGTAAAAAATATTGCCGCCCAACTGCAAGGTAAAAGTCCGTTTGGAGGCTACATTACACTTTCGCCTGAGAAAATTTTGCAGACCGATCCGGATGTTTTGTTAGTTGTTGATACCGAACCAGGAGTTGTTGATTTTTTTAAATCTCAATCTTTTTGGAAAAAATTAAAGGCAACGCAGAATAACAGAGTTTATACTTTTGATTACTATGGACTCGTAAATCCTGGCAGCGTAGAAGCGATTGAAAAAACGTGTAATCAACTGCGCCAAGTTTTATCTGGCACAGTATAA